agTTCCCGGAGACCAGGTCCGTCAAGCTGCAGACCGTCAATATCAGCCAGCCCATCGAAATTGCCGACCTGGCCGCCTTCACCACCTTCAACACCTGGCTCCAGAATAACGAATCCGTCAGAGTCACCGTCAAGGGCAACACTCACGTCAAGGTGAACGGAATCGCAAGACGCTATGGTGTTACTTTCAGGAACACCATGACCTTGAAAGGTAAGCCTATGGAAGTAAGACTTCATGTCACAGGAGCCCCCGGACTAACGAACCCTAGGCTTGAATGGCTTCAAGGGTCTCAATGTCACTGACAACTCCATCTCTCTCACCCCTGATGCCCGGGGTGACAACTTCAAGGGCTTCGTTTCCATCCCCAACCACTCTGTCCTCACCCTCGAGATCGTAAGTTGTTACACATGTTCGCCAGCTCAGCCCAGTTCTGACACGGATATCACCAGGGAAACACCTCCTTCTCCAATCTCCTGAACGGCCAGGACATCGGTACAGTCTACATCGACAATCTCGTCCTCTACCCGGGGATGAATAACGTCAGCATGCGCGCCAACATCAGCCAAGCGCCCGTCCTTGCTGCCATTGGCCAACGCCCCGCCTGCGAGAGTGGTATgatccccttctccctccgCGGCAAGGACGTCGTCAACAGTGGCCAGAGGCTGTCGTACTTCGCCGACGCTCTGTCCTCCGGCGAAGTCGtcaccaacatcaacatcggCGCCTCCCTGAAGAAGTCTCTAAATCTCACCCTTTCTTGTCATTGAGCGGGTCTGTTGTCAGGACAATGATTGTAACGAAGAAATGGGCACCTACACACGCCGAGTCACCACAAGGGGGCAAGGTTGCATGGATAAGACTGACAGATGTACCGGGTGTGAATGGAGTAATATTACTACCGAGCGCCGGGTGCGAAAATGCAAAATCCTGACTTCTCGCGTGGCTGATTATGCCGTGAGCTGGTTGTGTACTGAATGACGATGCTTCTGTCGACCTTAGTTTGCACCGCCTCTTTGCGAGATGCGATGACCAAACTTTGAGTCCGAAGTCTCCAAGTGGTCTTGTAACGGGGCCCTTGTGTTACGATACTTCGACTGACAGCACTGTAAAACCAGTCTTGCTTTAAAACTCAGACGTCATCAAATTCGTCCCTACAACCACGGACTTCCACTCCGCGCCTAAGTGACGCAGACCCCGTGCGGCTATCGTCCAGAGGGTGGAGCCAGTAGAAGACAAATATGCTCCCTCTTCTCGACTCATATCCCAGAACCCGACACGAATGACTGATGACGGAGTGCCTCACTGCACACCCATATACACACGAGCCTCTCACCTGGGGTTTATCAATTGACGGAACCTTCTCTGATTTTCCTCCACGAagagccccccctcccccgcttTCAAGCATTGGACTTTGGTCGTCAGTCCCACGTGCTCCAGACACCTAGCCAATGTTTACGCGCTGCTTGGGTCCAAAAGGCAGCAGAGGGACTTGAGACGTCGTTAGAAACCTTGGGCTCCATCCCGGCCCCATGTGTGGCAATGCGGTTTCTCTGGCTGAGAAAAGTTTCCTCACACGGCCGGCATGTGCAAGTCAGCACACTGTTATCTCTCCTAAAGTCTCGAAGGATCGACCAAATACATCGATGAGATCGACTGTGAGGCAAGGAATAAAATATTCCAGGTATGCGGCGATGAAGCAGACTGCGATTGGAGGACCGCATCTTTAGAGTGTATGACGTCCGAGGCCAGTGTGGATGTCCCTGACCCCTTTTGCACCATGGCCTCTTCCTAGTGTACAGTGAGGGCATGATACGCTGGCGAATGGCGTAATTCTCAACAAGTACCACCAGACCGCTTGGAGCTGGTGATAAAGGCACTGCTTTGCTGATGGCCCTCGACAACTCACAACTCAAAACGCGCCCGTATTCCGCTTCCCAGCGCGCAATAGTTCACTCTGCTCAGTCGTAGCAGGGGAACCAACGTCACCACCTCCGGCAATTGCCGCCGGTACAAACTCCACGGGCCCTCCGCCCTTCCGTAACCCCGCCCGCTCGGCGCGCACCCTCTCTTGGCTCTGCCTCAACGCGGCCCTCGTAGCCCACTCCGGTAGCACTTCCTCGGACACCGGGTTCCACAGATCCGGGGGCAATGTCGTGGCGTACCCTGCGCGgccgtcgagatcgacgaaGCCCATGAGCTTATCTGTCAAGCTCGGATTGCGGAGAGCGGCGGATTGGGTCAGCTTGGCGTTAAAGTGgacgcccttcttcttgagaTCGAGGAACTGGGCAAGCTTggcctcgagagcggcggGCGGTGAGCCTGGGGGCGAGGCGGGAATGTCGAAGTTCGGGACTGGGGGTAGAGTAAGGTCACGGAGGAGAGCGCGGGAGGCTGTGTATGGCGAGGTTGGGGGTTGAGAGAGGTCGCCGTTCTGAGAGGTGCCTTGCAGTGGTCGAGGGTCCAttggggggagagaggggccTAAGGGAACTGAATGTTGTTGAACTGGGCCGATGGTGACATTGTCAGGCAAAGATTGCGTTTCTGGTTCCGCCGTTGTTGGTGGTGCTTGTGATGGCTTGACATCTGCAAGGCCACTCGTCAGTACGAGCGGCTGCGGTAAAGCGCGTAGGTCTAGGCGACTGCGGTGTCTCACTTGTTTCTGGGTGATGTGCGGGAGTTGTTCCTTTCTTGGAAGTTTCAGTCTACATTCGATGTATTAGTGATTCCCTTGAGTGAGTGGTTGCGAGTGAGTCCGCCGCACCTTCAGTGGGAGGAGAGCCTCCTGaacctcgtcttcttcgtcactGCTGGCATATGCGACCAAGCCACCCATTATAGGTGTCTCCGGCTATCAGCCTGGATACAGACAAGGATAGGATGGTTGAAAGCAGGAAGGTGTGTGCGAATAAGTGAGCTGATGCAAAtaaggaaggggaggaagctCAGGGTGGTATCGTAGAGCGCCACAAACCGTGACGGGCTTTCGAAGTGGCTGATGAGTCAGTGGTCCGTGCATGCCGCGGCTAAAACTCCGTGGAGTCAGCCTCACTTCGGATGCGTATCAACTTTATCTGATCTATCACGTCGTCGCGATCCTTTTCCGCCCCTCACCCCCAAATAACAGCTGTCTGTCGTCATCAGAATCGCCAGCCCGACAGACGCCGTCCGATCGTAATATCAAAACGTCGCTTTCTAATCACACTAAATAGATACGGGAGCTGGGAACCAACACTGGTGACACCCTCGAGTGAAGATCCTGCCGAAAAAGTAGCTCTCACCAAACGTAGTGTCTTGCTGAGAGTTCGAGACCTACAACATGGCTCGGACCAGGGACTCGCGCTCACCATCGCCTGCAGGAAGCCAACACAATGCGAGACGCCCCCGTAAAGACGATGACAGGCGCGATCGGGACCGtcgcgatgacggcggcagAGAATACCGTCGTCGTTCGCGGTCGAGGAGCCCTGCCGA
The DNA window shown above is from Colletotrichum destructivum chromosome 2, complete sequence and carries:
- a CDS encoding Putative SAP30-binding protein — its product is MGGLVAYASSDEEDEVQEALLPLKTETSKKGTTPAHHPETNVKPSQAPPTTAEPETQSLPDNVTIGPVQQHSVPLGPSLPPMDPRPLQGTSQNGDLSQPPTSPYTASRALLRDLTLPPVPNFDIPASPPGSPPAALEAKLAQFLDLKKKGVHFNAKLTQSAALRNPSLTDKLMGFVDLDGRAGYATTLPPDLWNPVSEEVLPEWATRAALRQSQERVRAERAGLRKGGGPVEFVPAAIAGGGDVGSPATTEQSELLRAGKRNTGAF